A stretch of Natronococcus sp. CG52 DNA encodes these proteins:
- a CDS encoding O-acetylhomoserine aminocarboxypropyltransferase/cysteine synthase family protein: MSDDASEGRGEPSDRRFGTRSVHAGQSPDPETGAMAPPLYQTTSYVFEDADTAAELYALEGEGYIYSRIANPTVRTLEDRLASLEGGAGAVATASGMAALDSAVLVLAEAGDNVVCSTDTYGGTTAYFSKTATRRDIDARFVPTLEYDAYEEEIDEDTAFVHVETVGNPSLVTPDFERVAEIAHEHGVPLVVDNTFATPALCRPLEHGADVVWESTTKWLHGSGTTVGGILVDGGSFPWGEHGYEEVAGQNPAYHDVDFSRDFPEAPFAETVRFRSLRSLGNQQSPFDAWQTLQGLETLPLRVEKHCENAAIVADYLEEHEDVAWVTYPGLDSHPTHDNASEYLSDYGGMIAFGLEGADGSDPSARGTSSRAGYEAGKVLCENVEVAQFLANIGDAKTLVIHPASTTHGQLTPEEQEEAGVTPDLVRMSVGIEDPEDILSDLEGAIDTATRACREG, from the coding sequence ATGAGTGACGACGCGAGCGAGGGGCGCGGCGAGCCGTCTGATCGTCGATTCGGGACGCGTAGCGTCCACGCCGGACAGTCTCCTGACCCGGAGACGGGCGCGATGGCGCCGCCGCTCTACCAGACGACCTCGTACGTCTTCGAGGACGCCGACACCGCGGCGGAGCTGTACGCCCTCGAGGGCGAGGGATACATCTACTCGCGGATCGCCAACCCGACGGTTCGAACGCTCGAGGATCGGCTGGCCTCGCTCGAGGGCGGGGCCGGCGCGGTCGCGACCGCGAGCGGGATGGCCGCGCTGGACTCGGCCGTGCTCGTGCTCGCCGAGGCGGGTGACAACGTGGTCTGTTCGACCGACACCTACGGCGGAACGACGGCCTACTTCTCGAAGACGGCGACGCGCCGGGACATCGACGCGCGGTTCGTCCCGACGCTCGAGTACGACGCCTACGAGGAGGAGATCGACGAGGACACCGCCTTCGTCCACGTCGAGACGGTCGGCAACCCGTCGCTCGTCACGCCTGACTTCGAGCGCGTCGCCGAAATCGCCCATGAGCACGGCGTTCCGCTGGTCGTCGACAACACGTTCGCGACGCCGGCGCTCTGCCGCCCGCTCGAGCACGGCGCCGACGTCGTTTGGGAGTCGACGACGAAGTGGCTCCACGGCTCCGGCACGACCGTCGGCGGGATCCTCGTCGACGGCGGCTCGTTCCCGTGGGGCGAGCACGGGTACGAGGAGGTCGCCGGTCAGAACCCCGCCTACCACGACGTCGACTTCTCGCGGGACTTCCCCGAGGCTCCGTTCGCGGAGACGGTTCGGTTCCGCTCGCTTCGCAGCCTCGGCAACCAGCAGTCGCCGTTCGACGCCTGGCAGACCCTGCAAGGCCTCGAGACCCTGCCGCTGCGCGTCGAGAAACACTGCGAGAACGCCGCCATCGTCGCCGACTACCTCGAGGAACACGAGGACGTCGCCTGGGTCACCTATCCGGGTCTCGACTCCCACCCGACCCACGACAACGCGAGCGAGTATCTCTCGGACTACGGCGGAATGATCGCGTTCGGCCTCGAGGGCGCTGACGGGTCGGACCCGTCTGCTCGCGGGACGTCGTCCCGCGCAGGCTACGAAGCCGGCAAGGTGCTTTGCGAGAACGTCGAGGTCGCCCAGTTCCTCGCGAACATCGGCGACGCGAAGACGCTGGTGATCCACCCCGCGAGCACGACCCACGGTCAGCTTACCCCCGAGGAACAGGAGGAAGCGGGCGTCACGCCGGATCTCGTCCGGATGTCCGTCGGGATCGAGGACCCCGAGGACATCCTCTCGGATCTCGAGGGTGCCATCGACACGGCTACACGCGCGTGTCGCGAGGGATAA
- a CDS encoding MFS transporter — MHSSDRDRILLAAVVFAVLFSQVLLYPGVAALVETLGADATSSPFAETPLDASMWFLVSEFAAYVAFVGVWGIASDVTGRRRPFVVAGALAGAAGYAALAAVPAIGSISFEGVLLLRVFQGAMTIGAFSLTMTMLMDLEGGHGRNMGAAGIAIGLGAALGAPVGGQLTELDPIAPLAVAAVLLLCVGALVSIPPDRTPNDRRGARALVDGIRRQPSLTIPYTFGFVDRLTAGFFALVGTLYFQETFGLGPGATGLVLACFFAPFALLQYPMGVLSDRIGRTIPIVVGSLCYGAGILAVGVAPSVGIVAVTMVVVGVLGALIAPATMALVTDLADERERGVAMAGFNLAGSLGFLGGFLVGGTIAGSYGYDRAFLVVGGLEIAIALVAVPAFLRLSIDRNEQFRTSDRGDS; from the coding sequence GTGCACTCGAGTGACCGCGATCGGATCCTCCTCGCGGCGGTCGTGTTCGCCGTGCTGTTCTCGCAGGTGTTGCTCTACCCGGGCGTGGCCGCGCTCGTCGAGACGCTGGGGGCGGACGCGACGAGTTCGCCGTTCGCGGAGACTCCCCTCGACGCGAGTATGTGGTTTCTCGTGAGCGAGTTCGCCGCCTACGTCGCCTTCGTCGGCGTCTGGGGGATCGCGAGCGACGTGACGGGCCGACGGCGCCCCTTCGTCGTCGCCGGTGCGCTGGCCGGCGCGGCGGGATACGCCGCCCTCGCCGCCGTACCCGCGATCGGGTCGATCTCGTTCGAGGGCGTGTTGCTCCTGCGCGTCTTTCAGGGGGCGATGACCATCGGCGCCTTCTCGCTGACGATGACCATGCTGATGGACCTCGAGGGCGGCCACGGCCGCAACATGGGCGCCGCCGGAATCGCGATCGGTCTCGGCGCCGCCCTCGGCGCACCCGTGGGCGGCCAACTGACGGAACTCGATCCGATCGCGCCGCTGGCGGTCGCCGCCGTCCTGCTCCTCTGCGTCGGCGCGCTCGTCTCGATCCCGCCGGATCGAACGCCGAACGATCGTCGGGGCGCTCGAGCGCTCGTCGACGGAATCCGACGACAGCCGTCCCTGACGATCCCGTACACGTTCGGGTTCGTCGATCGGCTGACGGCGGGTTTCTTCGCCCTCGTCGGGACGCTCTACTTCCAGGAGACGTTCGGACTCGGCCCCGGTGCGACCGGGCTCGTCCTGGCCTGTTTCTTCGCTCCCTTCGCGCTGTTGCAGTATCCGATGGGCGTGCTCTCGGATCGGATCGGTCGCACGATCCCTATCGTCGTCGGGTCGCTGTGTTACGGCGCAGGGATCCTCGCCGTCGGCGTCGCACCGTCGGTCGGGATCGTCGCCGTGACGATGGTCGTCGTCGGCGTACTCGGCGCACTGATCGCTCCGGCGACGATGGCGCTCGTCACGGACCTCGCCGACGAACGCGAACGCGGCGTCGCGATGGCCGGATTCAACCTCGCCGGCAGCCTCGGCTTCCTCGGCGGCTTCCTCGTCGGCGGCACCATCGCCGGGAGTTACGGCTACGATCGGGCATTTCTCGTCGTCGGCGGTCTCGAGATCGCGATCGCTCTCGTCGCCGTGCCCGCGTTCCTTCGCCTGTCGATCGATCGAAACGAGCAATTTCGAACGAGCGATCGCGGCGACAGCTGA
- a CDS encoding DMT family transporter has protein sequence MTEASLEVLALALVPAILWGFAPIFDKRGMAAGGGSVQASLVVVVVELICYWLAIAALYGRSAFAGLTLEVLAVFAFAGVIGTALGRITIFVGVDRVGASLNSTILSTRPLFATLIALAFLGEPLGPITGLGIVILVAGVSTLTLSKGGDLGGWRPRDLLWPIAAAATFAVANVSRRYGMLETPISALEAVAINETAGLIVLVGYALAVRGTAVLSRPRETYRYFTGSGLLTTVAMLSLMAALGLEEGRIAVVDPLVATAPLFTLLFAAALLRDLERVTRGVVAGAALVVVGAVLITI, from the coding sequence ATGACCGAGGCGTCGCTCGAGGTCCTCGCGCTCGCGCTGGTTCCGGCGATCCTCTGGGGGTTCGCGCCGATCTTCGACAAGCGGGGAATGGCCGCGGGCGGCGGCTCCGTCCAGGCGTCGCTCGTCGTCGTGGTCGTCGAACTGATCTGCTACTGGCTCGCCATCGCCGCCCTCTACGGCCGGTCGGCGTTCGCGGGCCTGACGCTCGAGGTGCTCGCCGTCTTCGCTTTCGCGGGCGTGATCGGCACCGCCCTCGGCCGGATCACGATCTTCGTCGGCGTCGACAGGGTGGGCGCGAGCCTCAACAGCACCATCCTCAGCACCCGACCGCTGTTCGCGACGCTGATCGCGCTGGCGTTCCTCGGCGAACCGCTGGGACCGATTACGGGACTGGGGATCGTGATCCTCGTCGCCGGCGTCTCGACACTGACGCTGTCGAAAGGCGGTGACCTCGGCGGATGGCGCCCGCGCGATCTGCTGTGGCCGATCGCGGCGGCCGCCACGTTCGCGGTCGCGAACGTCAGCCGCCGCTACGGGATGCTCGAGACGCCCATCTCGGCGCTCGAGGCCGTCGCGATCAACGAAACGGCGGGACTGATCGTGCTCGTCGGGTACGCGCTCGCCGTCAGGGGGACTGCCGTGCTCTCCCGGCCGCGGGAGACCTACCGCTACTTCACCGGGAGCGGACTGCTGACGACGGTCGCGATGCTCTCGCTGATGGCCGCGCTCGGCCTCGAAGAGGGGCGGATCGCCGTCGTCGATCCGCTGGTCGCGACCGCCCCCCTCTTTACGCTGCTGTTCGCCGCGGCGCTCCTGCGGGATCTCGAACGGGTGACGAGGGGCGTAGTCGCCGGAGCGGCGCTGGTGGTCGTCGGCGCCGTGCTGATCACGATCTGA
- the serB gene encoding phosphoserine phosphatase SerB, with the protein MTVVAFDFDGTLSDSEMTVLLGKQCGVADEMADITERSMNDEIDYAESLRKRAALLEGLDEEDVAAAYAEVKLREGAASLIDALNDAGVTTAILTGGFERGVEAALEREEVAVDHVVSNRLPMVDGRLTGEVEGSLIEGTKDTALEDLANRVGAEMEETVAVGDGANDLPMLRVAGLSIGFDPKPAVEPHCEVVVTSMAGVRDTMLAEGVLDRT; encoded by the coding sequence ATGACAGTCGTTGCGTTCGACTTCGACGGGACGCTTTCGGACTCCGAGATGACCGTCTTGCTCGGCAAGCAGTGTGGAGTCGCCGACGAGATGGCCGACATCACCGAACGATCGATGAACGACGAGATCGACTACGCCGAGAGCCTCAGGAAGCGGGCGGCCCTGCTCGAGGGGCTCGACGAAGAGGACGTCGCGGCCGCCTACGCCGAGGTAAAACTTCGGGAGGGCGCCGCCTCGCTCATCGACGCGTTGAACGACGCGGGCGTCACGACCGCCATCCTGACCGGCGGCTTCGAGCGCGGCGTCGAGGCTGCACTCGAGCGCGAGGAGGTCGCGGTCGATCACGTCGTCTCGAACCGGCTGCCGATGGTCGACGGCCGACTCACCGGCGAGGTCGAGGGGAGCCTGATCGAGGGCACCAAGGACACCGCGCTCGAGGACCTCGCGAACCGCGTCGGGGCCGAGATGGAGGAGACCGTCGCCGTTGGCGACGGCGCGAACGACCTGCCGATGCTCCGGGTCGCCGGCCTCTCGATCGGGTTCGACCCGAAGCCTGCGGTCGAACCGCACTGTGAAGTCGTCGTTACCTCGATGGCCGGGGTGCGCGACACGATGCTGGCCGAGGGCGTCCTCGATCGGACGTAA
- a CDS encoding plastocyanin/azurin family copper-binding protein, with protein sequence MTRDNGISRRTAMKVTGAAAATALVAGCSDDNGGDENGENGGDENGENGENGGDGHQIEAGETIELEADSGGWIGVAPDDIADEDNPTLILEEGEDYEIGWEEGDGSTHNLELVDENDEVVEDYETDEASEGGEDQFIEFEATSDIAEYLCRPHDNAMVGTIEVEEGEGGNGADEEENGEDENGEDGNETDENGEDEVGEDENGDNESDE encoded by the coding sequence ATGACACGAGACAACGGTATTTCACGGCGGACCGCGATGAAGGTCACGGGTGCAGCGGCTGCGACCGCCCTCGTCGCAGGATGTTCCGACGACAACGGCGGCGACGAGAACGGCGAGAACGGCGGCGACGAGAACGGCGAGAACGGCGAGAACGGCGGAGACGGACACCAGATCGAAGCCGGCGAGACGATCGAGCTTGAAGCAGATAGCGGTGGTTGGATCGGTGTCGCACCCGACGATATCGCGGACGAAGATAACCCGACGCTCATCCTCGAGGAAGGCGAGGACTACGAGATCGGCTGGGAAGAAGGCGACGGCAGTACCCACAACCTCGAACTCGTCGACGAGAACGACGAGGTCGTCGAGGATTACGAGACTGATGAGGCCAGCGAGGGTGGCGAGGACCAGTTCATCGAGTTCGAAGCCACCAGCGATATCGCGGAGTACCTCTGCCGACCCCACGACAACGCGATGGTCGGAACGATCGAGGTCGAAGAAGGCGAAGGCGGCAACGGTGCCGACGAAGAGGAGAACGGCGAGGACGAGAACGGCGAAGACGGGAACGAGACGGACGAAAACGGTGAGGACGAAGTCGGCGAGGACGAGAACGGCGACAACGAAAGCGACGAATAA
- the metX gene encoding homoserine O-acetyltransferase MetX has translation MTTKETIDLGEFRFESGETIPSLEVAYETYGEFTGDNAVLVCHALTGSAHVARRPDAGTETAGQARAWWGDVVGPGKAIDTSEYYVVCANAPGSCYGTTGPSSTNPETGEPYGTEFPPVTIGDWTRAQRRLLDELGVGRIRAVVGGSVGGMNVLDWLRRYPDDVERAAGVATAARLDAQCLALDTIARRAITGDPNWNGGHYYGGPEPEEGLARARQIGHVMYLSKASMARKFGRRSAGREAVRDEPTDPAGAFFPYREVESYLDYQAEKFTDRFDANSYLYLTRAMDDFDLSAGYESDADALAAFEGELLLLSFTGDWHFTVEQAEAVAEAGRAAGVDVAHHVVESDHGHDAFLVEPEKVGPPLSELLATGLEGRMISDTEPEADADESFAPVHTSLFSR, from the coding sequence GTGACGACGAAGGAGACGATCGATCTCGGCGAGTTCCGGTTCGAATCCGGGGAGACGATTCCGAGCCTCGAGGTCGCCTACGAGACGTACGGCGAGTTCACCGGGGATAACGCCGTCCTCGTCTGTCACGCGCTGACCGGCAGCGCGCACGTCGCCCGTCGCCCCGACGCGGGAACCGAGACCGCCGGCCAGGCGCGGGCCTGGTGGGGCGACGTCGTCGGTCCCGGCAAGGCGATCGACACCAGCGAGTACTACGTCGTCTGTGCGAACGCGCCGGGGTCGTGTTACGGGACGACGGGTCCCTCGAGCACGAACCCCGAAACCGGCGAACCGTACGGCACGGAGTTCCCGCCGGTCACGATCGGCGACTGGACCCGCGCCCAGCGACGGCTGCTCGACGAACTCGGCGTCGGCCGGATCCGCGCCGTCGTCGGCGGCAGCGTCGGCGGGATGAACGTCCTGGACTGGCTGCGGCGCTATCCCGACGACGTCGAGCGGGCCGCGGGAGTCGCTACAGCCGCCCGACTCGACGCCCAGTGTCTCGCGCTCGACACGATCGCCCGCAGAGCGATCACCGGTGATCCGAACTGGAACGGCGGCCACTATTACGGGGGTCCCGAACCCGAGGAGGGGCTGGCTCGAGCCCGACAGATCGGCCACGTCATGTACCTCTCGAAGGCCTCGATGGCCCGGAAGTTCGGCCGCCGGTCCGCGGGTCGGGAGGCAGTTCGCGACGAACCGACGGATCCCGCGGGCGCGTTCTTCCCCTACCGCGAGGTCGAATCCTACCTCGACTACCAGGCCGAGAAGTTCACCGACCGCTTCGACGCGAACAGCTATCTCTACCTGACCCGGGCGATGGACGACTTCGACCTCTCGGCGGGGTACGAGTCGGACGCCGACGCGCTGGCGGCCTTCGAGGGCGAACTGCTCCTGCTCTCCTTTACCGGCGACTGGCACTTCACCGTCGAGCAGGCCGAGGCGGTCGCCGAGGCCGGCCGCGCGGCCGGCGTCGACGTCGCTCACCACGTCGTCGAGTCGGACCACGGCCACGACGCGTTCCTCGTGGAACCGGAGAAGGTCGGCCCGCCGCTGTCGGAACTGCTCGCGACGGGACTCGAGGGACGGATGATCTCCGACACCGAACCGGAGGCCGACGCGGACGAGTCGTTCGCTCCGGTTCACACGAGCCTCTTCTCGAGGTAA
- a CDS encoding DMT family transporter, producing MTSQRDIFLFVALAVAWGTAFGAIEIGLATLPPILFAALRLDGAVLLFAVAVAALGHTWRPETRDDWFTIAISGGLIVGGHYGLLFLGQSYVSSAVAAIVLSLTPIVTPPLALALLPRERIRAPAVVGIVVGLAGVVVIALSGGSVDGKVLGVALLFGSSLVFAVGSVLTERTRGTLPLLSLQTWAMAVGAAMLHALSFAHPGETVVSTLATAWTPETAAALVYLAVVSTAGGFLAYFVLLERVGASELSLVNYASPVVAAIIGWALLGEPITLTTIAGFALIVLGFSLCKIGALWKTAAPVIGYGPTRQSAVAAEEIVVDGNVYVTSTDRYTGSMQSAD from the coding sequence ATGACTTCACAGCGAGATATCTTCCTCTTCGTTGCGCTCGCGGTCGCCTGGGGGACCGCGTTCGGAGCGATCGAGATCGGCCTGGCGACGCTGCCGCCGATCCTCTTCGCGGCGCTCCGACTCGACGGTGCGGTCCTCCTCTTTGCCGTCGCCGTCGCGGCGCTCGGCCACACGTGGCGACCGGAGACGCGAGACGACTGGTTCACGATCGCGATCTCCGGCGGCCTGATCGTCGGCGGCCACTACGGACTGCTGTTCCTCGGACAGTCGTACGTCTCGAGCGCTGTCGCCGCGATCGTCCTCAGTTTGACGCCGATCGTGACGCCGCCGCTCGCGCTCGCACTGCTCCCTCGCGAGCGGATCCGCGCCCCTGCAGTCGTCGGCATCGTCGTCGGCCTCGCCGGCGTCGTCGTCATCGCCCTCTCGGGCGGGTCGGTCGACGGGAAGGTGCTCGGCGTCGCCCTGCTGTTCGGCTCGTCGCTCGTCTTCGCGGTCGGTTCGGTCCTGACCGAGCGAACCCGCGGAACGCTACCGCTGCTGTCGCTCCAGACGTGGGCGATGGCGGTCGGCGCGGCCATGCTTCACGCGCTGAGCTTCGCACACCCCGGCGAGACCGTCGTCTCGACGCTGGCGACGGCGTGGACGCCCGAAACGGCCGCCGCGCTGGTTTACCTGGCCGTGGTATCCACCGCCGGCGGCTTCCTCGCGTACTTCGTCCTGCTCGAGCGGGTCGGCGCGAGCGAACTCAGTCTGGTCAACTACGCCTCGCCCGTCGTCGCGGCGATCATCGGCTGGGCGCTCCTGGGCGAGCCGATCACGCTCACGACGATCGCCGGCTTCGCGCTGATCGTGCTCGGCTTCTCGCTCTGTAAGATCGGCGCCCTCTGGAAGACCGCCGCGCCCGTGATCGGCTACGGCCCGACACGACAGTCGGCGGTCGCAGCCGAGGAGATCGTCGTCGACGGGAACGTCTACGTCACCAGCACCGATCGCTACACCGGATCGATGCAATCGGCGGACTGA
- the serA gene encoding phosphoglycerate dehydrogenase, with protein MKVLVTDPIADAGLDVLRDAGHDVETGYELEGDDLLEAVSDAHGLIVRSGTEVTEEVLETAEELVIVGRAGIGVDNIDIEAATDHGVIVANAPEGNVRAAAEHTVAMTFAAARSIPQAHIRLKNGEWAKSDYLGAELDNKTLGVVGLGRVGQEVAKKLDSLGMDIVAYDPYISQERADRIGAELVEFDECLEEADFLTVHTPLTPETKGLISEAELESLGDGYLINCARGGVVDEDALAAKVEDGTLAGAALDVFAEEPLADDSPLLEHDDVIVTPHLGASTEAAQENVAVSTAEQINAAFSSEPVANALNAPSIDESAFPRVKPYIEIAETGGKVAAQLLDGRIEGVEVTYEGEIADEDVEFITASALKGVFEPLEWQVNAVNAPQIAEDRGVEVTESKTRQAADFQSLISVTVSNGDDEVSVDGTLFAGDDPRIVRVDGYRVDAIPHGKMVVTRNTDEPGVIGLIGSVMGKYGVNIAGMFNARETIGGEALTVYNVDSEIPDQARQELNEDDRILGIDFIMLNGQA; from the coding sequence ATGAAGGTGCTCGTTACGGACCCGATCGCTGACGCGGGTCTGGACGTTCTCAGAGACGCTGGCCACGACGTGGAGACGGGGTACGAACTCGAGGGCGACGATCTTCTCGAGGCGGTGTCGGACGCCCACGGACTGATCGTCCGATCGGGAACCGAGGTCACCGAGGAGGTACTCGAAACCGCCGAGGAGCTCGTCATCGTCGGTCGCGCCGGAATCGGCGTCGACAATATCGACATCGAAGCCGCGACGGACCACGGGGTTATCGTCGCCAACGCGCCCGAGGGCAACGTTCGCGCGGCGGCCGAACACACCGTCGCGATGACGTTCGCGGCCGCCCGTTCGATCCCGCAGGCCCACATTCGCCTGAAAAACGGCGAGTGGGCCAAGAGCGACTACCTCGGCGCCGAACTCGACAACAAAACGCTCGGCGTCGTCGGCCTCGGCCGCGTCGGCCAGGAGGTCGCCAAGAAACTCGACTCGCTCGGGATGGACATCGTCGCCTACGACCCGTACATCTCCCAGGAGCGCGCCGACCGCATCGGCGCCGAACTCGTCGAGTTCGACGAGTGTCTCGAGGAGGCCGACTTCCTCACCGTCCACACGCCGCTGACGCCCGAGACGAAAGGGTTGATCTCCGAGGCGGAACTCGAGAGCCTCGGCGACGGCTACCTGATCAACTGTGCCCGCGGCGGCGTCGTCGACGAGGACGCCCTCGCCGCGAAGGTCGAAGACGGCACGCTCGCCGGCGCGGCACTCGACGTCTTCGCGGAGGAACCGCTCGCGGACGACTCGCCGCTGCTGGAACACGACGACGTCATCGTCACGCCCCACCTCGGCGCCTCGACGGAGGCCGCCCAGGAGAACGTCGCCGTCTCGACGGCCGAGCAGATCAACGCCGCGTTCTCCAGCGAACCCGTCGCGAACGCGCTCAACGCGCCGTCGATCGACGAGAGCGCGTTCCCGCGCGTCAAACCGTACATCGAGATCGCCGAGACCGGCGGCAAGGTGGCCGCGCAGTTGCTCGACGGTCGCATCGAGGGCGTCGAGGTCACCTACGAGGGTGAGATCGCCGACGAGGACGTCGAGTTCATCACCGCCTCGGCGCTCAAGGGCGTCTTCGAGCCCCTCGAGTGGCAGGTCAACGCGGTCAACGCGCCGCAGATCGCCGAGGATCGCGGCGTCGAGGTCACCGAATCGAAGACCCGGCAGGCCGCGGACTTCCAGAGCCTCATCTCGGTGACAGTCAGCAACGGCGACGACGAGGTCTCGGTCGACGGTACCCTCTTCGCGGGCGACGACCCGCGGATCGTCCGCGTGGACGGCTACCGCGTCGACGCCATCCCCCACGGAAAGATGGTCGTCACGCGCAACACGGACGAACCGGGCGTCATCGGCCTCATCGGTTCGGTTATGGGCAAATACGGCGTCAACATCGCCGGGATGTTCAACGCCCGCGAGACGATCGGGGGCGAGGCGCTGACGGTCTACAACGTCGACAGCGAGATCCCCGACCAGGCGCGCCAGGAACTCAACGAGGACGACCGAATTCTCGGCATCGACTTCATCATGCTGAACGGCCAGGCGTAA
- a CDS encoding mechanosensitive ion channel family protein: protein MSLQTLPWRLLQTDHAGRPALSTALLEWEWLLLALIIVGSYLLARLVHWVSRRYLGRTEPAEASSFGRAVFEEIYTPLSVSIALLGFSISLQVFGVVGTESLLSNAVVTALTVLWARAAIRIGGHWLEMLNGRDQSYEFAPIFQNFWTIAVVAVAALVVVSVWNLQVTPFLASAGVLGIVLGLAAQDAIGNLIGGVALYFDNTYKPGDVILLEGNMRGTVVDIGIRSTTVLTPENTIVTVPNAVLNSTQVVNQTAPKRHIRISVPLSAAYGTDYETVEEIALEVCEEASLVRDSPRPRLLFDEFGDSALVFELQAYITHPLTEKRAIDQLNRHVYDRFAEEEITIPFPQRELSFLERADEPEQRLDFREGDDPREPPAGGVRADE, encoded by the coding sequence ATGTCCCTCCAGACTCTCCCGTGGCGGTTGCTGCAGACCGACCACGCCGGTCGGCCCGCGCTCTCGACGGCACTCCTCGAGTGGGAGTGGCTCCTGCTCGCGCTGATCATCGTCGGCTCGTACCTGCTGGCTCGCCTCGTACACTGGGTCAGTCGTCGGTATCTCGGTCGCACCGAACCGGCCGAGGCGTCCTCGTTCGGACGAGCGGTGTTCGAGGAGATCTACACGCCACTGTCGGTGTCGATCGCGCTGCTCGGGTTCTCGATCAGCCTGCAGGTGTTCGGCGTCGTCGGAACGGAGTCGCTGCTCAGTAACGCGGTCGTAACGGCGCTGACGGTGCTGTGGGCCCGTGCGGCGATACGGATCGGCGGCCACTGGCTCGAGATGCTCAACGGCCGCGACCAGAGCTACGAGTTCGCGCCGATCTTCCAGAACTTCTGGACGATCGCGGTCGTCGCCGTCGCGGCGCTGGTCGTGGTGTCGGTCTGGAACCTGCAGGTGACGCCGTTTCTCGCCTCGGCCGGTGTGCTCGGCATCGTCCTCGGCCTCGCCGCCCAGGACGCGATCGGCAACCTGATCGGCGGCGTCGCGCTCTACTTCGACAACACGTACAAGCCGGGTGACGTCATCCTGCTCGAGGGCAATATGCGCGGCACGGTCGTCGACATCGGTATCCGCTCGACGACGGTGCTCACTCCCGAGAACACGATCGTGACGGTCCCGAACGCGGTGTTGAACTCGACGCAAGTCGTCAACCAGACGGCTCCGAAACGTCACATCCGGATCAGCGTCCCGCTGTCGGCCGCCTACGGGACGGACTACGAGACGGTCGAAGAGATCGCCCTCGAGGTTTGCGAGGAGGCGTCCCTGGTTCGTGACTCGCCCAGACCGCGCCTGCTGTTCGACGAGTTCGGCGACTCCGCGCTCGTCTTCGAGCTCCAGGCGTACATCACTCACCCGCTGACCGAGAAGCGCGCCATCGATCAGCTCAACCGTCACGTCTACGACCGCTTCGCCGAGGAAGAGATTACGATCCCGTTCCCGCAGCGCGAACTCTCCTTTCTCGAGCGAGCCGACGAGCCGGAACAGCGACTCGACTTCCGCGAGGGGGACGACCCGAGGGAGCCGCCGGCCGGCGGCGTGAGAGCCGACGAGTGA